The window GCCGAGTTCATGCAGATAGGGAACGAGCGCTTTCACTTCGGAAAAGCCAAATTGTGCATGCAGTTGCAGGCGATAGGTCGCGTCGGGAGTATTCATGGGAGTTTTACCTTGAGGTGTCGGCTGAGAATCGTGAAGGCCTCAACCCATTGTCGGGCATCGGCATCACCAGTTGCGGCTCGTTGTACCATGTTTTCGTAGAGCTTTACACGGAGGCCGAACAGCGTGTTCTGTGCTTTCCAGACAAGCAATCCGAGATGCAGCGGTTCAAGCAAATCAAGGCATGTGGCCAAGGTTTGCATTTTGGCGATATTTTTGGGTGTAGTGGCCAGTTCGGCCATGGCATTGTTGACCCAACCCGCTACGGCAAAACACACTGTTTCATCATGTATATCCACGTTGCGTTTCCGTGCTTCTTCCATGAGTTGACGAAGATCTTCCGGATCTATGTGCGATTGCGAGAAGAGGCGTTTCGCGTCGGTGCGGATGACGAAGGTTGTCGCCTGCGTAAAGTGCGATGGTGGAGGAATATCGAGCCAGTCGAGAAAATTGAGAATACTGTAGTTACTCTCATAGGTTTGGCGGAATGCGTTTTCTGCCAATTTATATTGTGGCGTCAGAATTTTATTGACTACACTGCGCTGTTCGTCGCGGAAGAGGTGCCAGATGGAATAGGTCGCTCGTCCGAAGTGGTTGTCCAAGGCGCGTATGGTTTCGGTAAGGTTGCCTCGGTTGAACGAGTCGGCTAGTTCTCGTTCCATCTTGCGCAGGTTGCCAACATCGTGAAAAAATTGGATGCCGCAAATAATGTTGTGGTCTCCGGGATGGAGCACTGCGTACTGAATTTCAATATATTCTGTCGTAATCTGCGAGGCCATGCCTGCTTTGCCGGTGAGCAAACTGGATCGGCCGGCTGTGTGGCGGTTCGAGAAATCGCTGATGACCTTGTAGCGGCTGATATTGAATTCCTGTGGATAGCTTTCAAAGAGTGAAGATATCGCAAAGTGGGCCGCAACCCGGAGCATATCGACCTGCGAGGGTTTGGCGTAACGAGTATACGCTTCGTCTCCGGAGGAGAGAACATTGCTGGGCGCTTGGGCGAGTTTTTCCACGAAGGTTTCTTCCAGAAAACGTCCTCCGATTTCTTCAGCAAGCTGAATGGTTCTGACCGCGTATTGAAGGATTTGAACGGTTTCGATGCCGGAAATTTCATCGAAGAACCAGCCGCAACTGGTGAAGATGAGTTGGGCAAAACGCTGGAGTTCCATGAGTTTCAAGGCTGAAACCATATCCATGGGGGCAAGAACTCGGGATGCGTGCTTTTTGAAAAACGTGGATACGTTTGTATCGGATCGGTCCAGAATGACATCAATATAGGCGTCGCGGGCTGCCCATGGGTCAGTAAAATAGCGAGGGGCAAGCTTGTCGAACACGTCTGCGGCTTCACGGCTCAACCAGTCTATAGCCTCGCGCAAGGGTTTGCGCCATGCCTGATTCCATCCCGGATGCATGCCCGAATTGCATCCGCAATCCGAACGCCACCGTTCCACGCCATGGACGCAGCTCCACGCCGAGTTGTCATATACTTCGACTTCGAATTGCGGTTCATAGAGGGAAAGGTACTCTCCATAATTCGTCAGCCTGACGCCTGTATCTGCTTCGATGAGCGATAACGCCCAGGCGAGTGCCATTTCACCGGCTTTGTGGTGATGACCGAATGTTTCGCCGTCCGTAGCGATATGGACCAGTTGCGGCCAGTCGCGCCCATTATCGGTAAACGCCTCCATGAGGCGGTCACGCAATGTTTGTCCGTTGTCGAGCAGGCTTCCAAAGGCGATATCCTGACTGATGGGGCCATCATAGAAAAAGAGCGTCAGACTGTTTCCGGAGGGGAGGTGACAGATATACGGTGTCGTGGGATCTATACGTGAGCCCGAGACATCGATCCAATCGTCGTGACCAAGTTGGCGAATACGTTTGGCTTGGTTTTGTGCGAGAATAGTATACGTGATACCGTGTTGGGTAAGCAGCTCGAATGTTTCGGTATCGCATGCTGTCTCCGGTAACCAAATACCCTCAGGATCACGACCAAAACGCCGGGAGAAATCCGTCAATCCCCAGACAATTTGCGTGTGCTTATCGCGTGTAGTGGCCAACGGCATGATCATGTGGTTGTAAATTTGGGCTATAGCTGAACCATGGCCACCGAAGCGTTCTTGTGACAGTCGATCGGCTTCACGGATGGCATCATAGATGAGTGGCTGTTTGCGTTCCATCCAGGAGAGCAAGGTTGGGCCGAAGTTGAAGTTGATACGGGCATAGTTGTTAACGATGTCCATAATTCGGCCTTCATCGTCTTGGATA of the Desulfovibrio inopinatus DSM 10711 genome contains:
- a CDS encoding DUF3536 domain-containing protein; this encodes MKRYICIHGHFYQPPRENPWLEEVELQDSAHPYHDWNDRITAECYGPNASARIQDDEGRIMDIVNNYARINFNFGPTLLSWMERKQPLIYDAIREADRLSQERFGGHGSAIAQIYNHMIMPLATTRDKHTQIVWGLTDFSRRFGRDPEGIWLPETACDTETFELLTQHGITYTILAQNQAKRIRQLGHDDWIDVSGSRIDPTTPYICHLPSGNSLTLFFYDGPISQDIAFGSLLDNGQTLRDRLMEAFTDNGRDWPQLVHIATDGETFGHHHKAGEMALAWALSLIEADTGVRLTNYGEYLSLYEPQFEVEVYDNSAWSCVHGVERWRSDCGCNSGMHPGWNQAWRKPLREAIDWLSREAADVFDKLAPRYFTDPWAARDAYIDVILDRSDTNVSTFFKKHASRVLAPMDMVSALKLMELQRFAQLIFTSCGWFFDEISGIETVQILQYAVRTIQLAEEIGGRFLEETFVEKLAQAPSNVLSSGDEAYTRYAKPSQVDMLRVAAHFAISSLFESYPQEFNISRYKVISDFSNRHTAGRSSLLTGKAGMASQITTEYIEIQYAVLHPGDHNIICGIQFFHDVGNLRKMERELADSFNRGNLTETIRALDNHFGRATYSIWHLFRDEQRSVVNKILTPQYKLAENAFRQTYESNYSILNFLDWLDIPPPSHFTQATTFVIRTDAKRLFSQSHIDPEDLRQLMEEARKRNVDIHDETVCFAVAGWVNNAMAELATTPKNIAKMQTLATCLDLLEPLHLGLLVWKAQNTLFGLRVKLYENMVQRAATGDADARQWVEAFTILSRHLKVKLP